The DNA region CCATAACTGCATCTCAGTTTTCTGATGATGCTATGTGTGCTCTATACAGAGAACTCTCTGTACtgggaagggaaagaaagcTTCACTGGGCCGAGAGACAATGACGTATGTCTTTGATTTCAGCCACAAGTGGAAACTGTGGCGGTGCATGCGCTCTGAACTTTCCTGGACTGCTTCCGTCATGTCAGTGCTCGCACCACGACGAACTCAACCAGAAGAAACCATCCAATGAACATTGGAAACTTACGATCGCCAACTAAATTCCGACTCCAAACCCTTCGTGATGCCCTTTGGATCCGTTGCGTAATAGAGACACCCAATCTCTAGCTTACCAAACGCAACCCACACCGACACCAAACATCCGCAACAATGGCGTCTGCGAAGAGAGGCCCGTCGGTGCTGGTCCGTCACAACCTCCTATCCCGGTTCAACATCCATCCCCCGTCAAGACACTAATGCATGTCTACTGTAGGTGACCGACTCGCGAGAACGGCCTCCGCAAAGGGGTTCTCTCCAGCGACAGAATACCGGCATAGGCGCCGCCCAGGGTCGGCCGGCCATGCGCTTCATCTCTGTCGACAACGTTCTTCAGTACGCCTCCGACATTCCCTCGGGTCAACCTCGTGTCGCCCCGCCGGTCCAGCGTCCCGCCGGCGGTCTGGCTAGCGCCCGACGCGCCAGTGCCGGCCTGCCGAATCTACAGTCGAGGACGGGACAACAGAATATGCCGTCGCGTACGACCAAGATCAGCGAGAAGCTTGTGCTACTGCCCGAAACGGATGACAAGCCAGGATCCGatgaggacctcgacgaggaggcgagCAAGATGGCTCGAGAGATCGAAGCTGAGGAGAATCGCCCACTACGCGACGAGGAGCTTGACGTGCTCCGCAAGAGAGGCGGCATCCGCGGCAAGAGTTACGCCGAGCGCCTGCCCAAGGTTCAGcgcaaggagaagctggcgCGGCTGACGGCGTACTGCACGGCGCAGTCGTATAAGATGAAATCAACTGCCGAGTTTCTCCGGACCAAGCACGACGCCAAGACGAAGCTCTACGACGACTGCCTCTACGTGGTGTACTCGCTGCCTCTTCTGAACGGCACCGAGGGCTACCGCGTCCGCAGCCGACCCATTGTCAAGACGCCCGGAAGCGGTAAGACTGTCTTGGACATGGAAATTGAACGGAGCGAGCAGCGCGACTACCACGAAGGGTACTTCGAAGATGCTGTCGACACTGGCAGCCCTATGCACGGTAGCCCCATGAACGGTAATGGTGTCTACGGGGACggatcctcctcgccgcgccATCACCGCGAGCAGTCCCCTGACGACCTCAACATCTCGCCTATGGCTCGGATCCCGGACGCCAAGCTATTCGCCGAGATGTTTCTCTTCTCCTACGGCGTCGTTGTGTTCTGGAACTTCACAGAGCACCAAGAGAAGGATATCCTCGCGGACCTAACGTTCGCACAGAACGAGAACGGGCTCTCGCTTCTCACGCGCccgctcgacgaggacgacttCGAGACGGAGGAATTCCACTTCGAGTACAGCCACGACGTGAAGCGGCCGCGCATCTTTAACGATATGATTACATTACTCCCGCGCAGCGATCACATGGTCAAGCTTACCATCAGCCACGCCATCGCGCAAAGCACAAAGTTATGCCTGTTTGAGGAGCGCATGAGCGAGACGATGCTCGACGCGCAGCATGTTCCGAAGCGACTGGCACTCACGGGCGAGCTGAATatgacgaggacggagaTTGTCAGGATCCTCGGCCGGCTGTTCATGAGCCGCGTCGACATTAACCTCTGTAAGTCCTCGCCCCCCTCGTGTCTCGACATGGCAAACCTGCCAACGAAGGTCCGGGTGCGTGCTAACCGATTCCCAGCCTCGAACATCCTTGACGTCCCCAACTTCTTCTGGGACTCGGAGCCGACGCTGCACCCGCTCTATGTCGCCATCCGTGAGTACCTTGAGATCGACCCGCGCATCAAGGTTCTCAACGAGCGCTGCcgcgtcttcctcgacctcgccgagatTCTGTCCGACTcagtcgccgacgccaagaTGAGCTACATCACCTGGATCATCATCGTCCTTATCATCATATCCATCCTCGTCACAATGACCGAGGTCGGCTTACGCTTCGGTATGCTGTCCAAAAACAACGGCAAGgggctggccgagggcgccgccgccgtgccgctgatcgccgccgccgccggccgctcGGAAGCTAAGACCCTGCTTTTGCCGGGCAGCGTCAAGTgggagctcgagaagaggAATGTCAGCCTCGACGAGCTGAGGCTTTGGAGCCGGATGCTcagcgaagaggagggaagggcAGGGGGCTCAGATGTTGTCGGGAGCCGGATCGTGGGCAAGACCTTTGCTGGCGTTTGAGATTTGCTTCGAAAAACACGCGCACGAAACTGTCGTGGCTCACTTGCATCTCCTTGTTTCATCATTTATCGCATAGCATGGCGTTGACGGTACACAATTTCTCATGGGGTTAGTTATTCTGGAAGATGCAAAACAACACGCAACAAGAAGTCATTATCGGGTCTTGTACATGGTTGAAACAGCGTTGCCGAAGTTTGAATCTCTGTAACAAGAAAGTTGGATGAGAGTGGCAGGGACATCTTGAAAAAGATCCAGAGACAGCACACAAGGTCGAAACACACTAGTTCGGTCATTACCCTGTATCGTTGATGGAAAGGAAATTAATGTCTCATTTGACCCCAGTGCTATGCTATCAAGGACTGCCGGAAACCAGGAACGTGCCATGATGGAAAGAGACTGATCCGACCACCATAACGGATGACCTTGGAATTTTCTCTATTGAGGCGGGGGAAATTGTTTCAATCCAAACCGCGGCTGAAAAGGCAAACCACACCCTGTGACTCTTCTTTTACATGTATTCACAAAACAAAATGAAACTCCCAAATTCTCGGAAACGATCCAATGGCATCTTACTCGTCCCGATCCGCCATGTTGGCGAGCGGGACGTAGCCCTGATCCTGTGTCCGCTTGCCCCGGAGCCTACGGATGACGGACTTGACCCTACTAAGGATGCCAAAGCCGCGGCTCTTGTTACGGGTCGAGGGGTCGACCATGTAGCTCGGGCGGGTCCAGAACTTGAGCAGAAGActgctgacgacgacgctgacgctgctgcaggccatggcggcgccggcagccATGGGGTGAAGATGGAAGCCgaaggggaggaagacgCCCATGGCGAATGGCAGGCCGATGGCATTGTAGAGGCAGGCCCAGGCGAGATTGAGCTTAATGCGGTTGAAGATGGAGCGGGCGAGATGGAGGGCAGCGGGGATGTCCATGAGGTC from Colletotrichum higginsianum IMI 349063 chromosome 4, whole genome shotgun sequence includes:
- a CDS encoding Sporulation protein rmd8, translated to MASAKRGPSVLVTDSRERPPQRGSLQRQNTGIGAAQGRPAMRFISVDNVLQYASDIPSGQPRVAPPVQRPAGGLASARRASAGLPNLQSRTGQQNMPSRTTKISEKLVLLPETDDKPGSDEDLDEEASKMAREIEAEENRPLRDEELDVLRKRGGIRGKSYAERLPKVQRKEKLARLTAYCTAQSYKMKSTAEFLRTKHDAKTKLYDDCLYVVYSLPLLNGTEGYRVRSRPIVKTPGSGKTVLDMEIERSEQRDYHEGYFEDAVDTGSPMHGSPMNGNGVYGDGSSSPRHHREQSPDDLNISPMARIPDAKLFAEMFLFSYGVVVFWNFTEHQEKDILADLTFAQNENGLSLLTRPLDEDDFETEEFHFEYSHDVKRPRIFNDMITLLPRSDHMVKLTISHAIAQSTKLCLFEERMSETMLDAQHVPKRLALTGELNMTRTEIVRILGRLFMSRVDINLSSNILDVPNFFWDSEPTLHPLYVAIREYLEIDPRIKVLNERCRVFLDLAEILSDSVADAKMSYITWIIIVLIIISILVTMTEVGLRFGMLSKNNGKGLAEGAAAVPLIAAAAGRSEAKTLLLPGSVKWELEKRNVSLDELRLWSRMLSEEEGRAGGSDVVGSRIVGKTFAGV